A region from the Campylobacter subantarcticus LMG 24377 genome encodes:
- the cysE gene encoding serine O-acetyltransferase, which produces MGFFYILKEDFSMPKQKDPAYRSSFELVFNYPGVWAVVNYRFAHFFYQKGYKKIARIISGISHFFTGVDLHPGASLGRRIFIDHASGVVIGETSIIGDDVLIYQGVTLGGTSLDKNTKRHPTIEDGVVIGSGAKILGNITISKNAKIGSNAVVLKDVGPNLTAVGIPAYIKEHGKIGYEEKITKLEARLAILEEKLNKEVYK; this is translated from the coding sequence ATGGGATTTTTTTATATTCTTAAAGAAGATTTTTCTATGCCAAAACAAAAAGATCCTGCATATCGGTCTTCTTTTGAATTAGTTTTTAATTACCCTGGTGTTTGGGCTGTGGTGAATTATCGCTTTGCGCATTTTTTTTATCAAAAAGGTTATAAAAAAATTGCGCGGATTATTAGTGGAATTTCGCATTTTTTTACAGGGGTTGATTTACACCCAGGTGCGAGTTTGGGTAGAAGGATATTTATTGATCATGCAAGTGGGGTTGTGATCGGTGAGACTTCTATCATAGGTGATGATGTTTTGATTTATCAAGGTGTTACTTTAGGTGGAACGAGTTTAGATAAAAATACTAAAAGACACCCTACTATAGAAGATGGCGTAGTAATAGGATCTGGTGCTAAAATTTTAGGTAATATTACCATAAGTAAAAATGCCAAAATAGGCTCTAATGCGGTTGTTTTGAAAGATGTTGGACCTAATTTAACTGCTGTGGGCATACCCGCTTATATCAAAGAACATGGCAAGATTGGTTATGAAGAAAAAATCACTAAATTAGAAGCAAGACTTGCTATTTTAGAAGAAAAACTAAACAAAGAGGTTTATAAATGA
- the flgA gene encoding flagellar basal body P-ring formation chaperone FlgA — MLVFKIIAKVVLFVRNIVLFLFFYTLSFASNFDEVKLALIKEFKINYPQLEIISLDLNTQSSLPADFNQYIFLKLGNHNFDRADGFIKAEFKTPEQYKKNIFFKYFLKAKLEVLQTTRPISRNENLSPASFKILKIPFDKAPQGVLKKDEIANLIAKSNIRENVILKYNMFKTKTLIQRNDSVYGIIKDGDLSMMIELKALQSGNLNQRIRLKNKDGKVVYGKVISKNYVELK, encoded by the coding sequence ATGTTGGTTTTTAAAATTATTGCAAAGGTTGTATTGTTTGTGAGAAATATTGTATTGTTTTTATTTTTCTATACTTTAAGTTTTGCTTCGAATTTTGATGAAGTAAAATTAGCTTTGATTAAAGAATTTAAAATAAATTATCCGCAGTTAGAAATCATTTCTTTAGATCTTAACACTCAATCAAGCTTGCCTGCTGATTTTAATCAATACATTTTTTTAAAACTAGGTAATCATAATTTTGATAGAGCCGATGGTTTTATAAAAGCTGAATTTAAAACTCCAGAGCAATATAAAAAAAATATATTTTTCAAGTATTTTTTAAAGGCAAAGTTAGAGGTTTTGCAAACCACACGTCCTATTTCACGTAATGAAAATTTAAGCCCTGCTAGTTTTAAAATTTTAAAAATTCCTTTTGATAAAGCTCCGCAAGGCGTGCTAAAAAAAGATGAAATCGCAAATTTAATTGCCAAAAGTAATATAAGAGAAAATGTGATTTTAAAATACAATATGTTTAAAACTAAAACTCTTATACAAAGAAACGATTCTGTTTATGGTATCATCAAAGATGGGGATTTAAGCATGATGATAGAGTTAAAAGCTTTGCAAAGTGGAAACTTAAATCAAAGAATTCGTCTTAAAAATAAAGATGGAAAAGTAGTATATGGTAAAGTTATTAGTAAAAATTACGTGGAGCTAAAATGA
- the tmk gene encoding dTMP kinase — translation MYIAFEGVDCVGKSTQIELLKKHFPDAFFTKEPGGSELGMYLRKILLESKIQFSKKAELLLFLADRANLIDMYLAQNKNKLIISDRSFISNMAYARCDFDQNILFELNVFATSGVFPQKVVFLYGSKELITQRLSKKDLDSIEQRGIEFFLNTQKALEETLDFLQTKIDMKILKLDASLSIENLHEKIKEFIDD, via the coding sequence TTGTATATAGCTTTTGAAGGGGTTGATTGTGTGGGTAAAAGCACGCAAATAGAACTTTTAAAAAAACATTTTCCTGATGCATTTTTTACTAAAGAACCCGGTGGGAGTGAACTTGGGATGTATTTGAGAAAAATTTTATTAGAAAGCAAAATACAATTTTCAAAAAAAGCTGAACTTTTGCTTTTTTTAGCTGATAGAGCTAATTTGATTGATATGTATTTAGCACAAAATAAAAACAAACTTATCATTTCAGATCGTAGTTTTATCTCTAATATGGCTTATGCAAGATGTGATTTTGATCAAAATATTTTGTTTGAGTTGAATGTCTTTGCTACAAGTGGGGTTTTTCCACAAAAGGTTGTATTTTTATACGGTTCAAAAGAGCTTATCACTCAAAGGCTTTCTAAAAAAGATTTGGATAGTATTGAGCAAAGAGGGATTGAGTTTTTCTTAAATACACAAAAAGCTTTAGAAGAAACTTTAGATTTTTTGCAAACTAAAATAGATATGAAAATTTTAAAACTAGATGCATCTTTGAGTATTGAAAATTTACATGAAAAGATTAAGGAATTTATCGATGATTAA
- the speA gene encoding biosynthetic arginine decarboxylase has product MIDYGISIWGANNFIIENGKVCVNHGKKPAIIDIVNTLRDDGYKGPLLLRFPHLIHKQIEQIYEKFAKAKKEFNYKGSFNAVYPLKVNQYPGFVKNLVKLGKTYNYGLEAGSKAELLLAMAYNNEGAPITVNGFKDKELINMGFIACEMGHNITLTMEGLNELEAMIEIAKNRFKPKPNIGLRVRLHSAGVGIWAKSGGINSKFGLTSTELIEAVNLLKTNKLLDQFTMIHFHLGSQITEIHPLKKALNEAGNIYTELRKMGAKNLKAINLGGGLAVEYSQFKNEMNRNYTLSEYANDVVFILKSIAEQKKDLEPDIFIESGRFVAANHAVLVAPVLELFSQEYTESKLLLKDKNPKLIDELYDLYKNIKASNALEYLHDSIDHMESILTLFDLGYVDLQDRSNSEILLHLIMRKAISLVGDQADLSSLQNEVQEKYLVNFSLFQSLPDFWGLEQNFPIMPLDRLNKKPTRSASIWDITCDSDGEISYSKNNPLFLHDIDVEAEDYFLGFFLVGAYQEVLGMKHNLFTHPTEASISINEKDFEVESVLEAQSILDTLEDLDYDIHAIMDSINEKIHTSKLVNENQKKHILGEIYLFLNDNGYLKSIGSK; this is encoded by the coding sequence ATGATTGATTATGGTATTAGTATTTGGGGAGCAAATAATTTTATCATCGAAAATGGCAAAGTATGTGTAAATCATGGTAAAAAACCAGCTATTATAGATATAGTAAATACTTTGCGTGATGATGGCTATAAGGGACCGTTGTTACTTCGCTTTCCTCATTTAATCCATAAGCAAATTGAACAAATATATGAAAAATTTGCCAAAGCAAAAAAAGAATTTAACTATAAAGGTTCTTTTAATGCTGTATATCCACTAAAGGTTAATCAATACCCAGGATTTGTAAAAAATTTAGTCAAACTTGGTAAAACTTATAACTATGGTTTAGAAGCAGGAAGCAAAGCTGAGCTTTTATTGGCCATGGCTTATAATAACGAAGGCGCGCCTATAACGGTTAATGGCTTTAAAGACAAAGAGCTTATTAATATGGGTTTTATAGCTTGTGAAATGGGACATAATATCACTTTAACTATGGAAGGACTTAATGAGCTTGAAGCAATGATTGAAATTGCTAAAAATCGTTTTAAACCAAAGCCAAATATAGGTTTAAGAGTTCGTTTGCATTCAGCTGGAGTTGGAATTTGGGCAAAAAGCGGTGGTATAAATTCAAAATTTGGTCTTACTTCTACTGAATTAATAGAAGCTGTGAATTTATTAAAAACTAATAAACTTTTAGATCAATTTACCATGATACACTTTCACTTAGGCTCACAAATCACTGAAATTCATCCTTTAAAAAAAGCTTTAAATGAAGCAGGAAACATCTACACTGAACTTAGAAAAATGGGAGCAAAAAATTTAAAAGCTATTAATCTTGGTGGGGGTTTAGCGGTAGAATACTCTCAGTTTAAAAATGAAATGAACAGAAATTATACCTTAAGTGAATATGCAAACGATGTGGTGTTTATACTAAAAAGCATTGCAGAGCAAAAAAAAGATTTAGAGCCTGATATTTTTATAGAGAGCGGGCGCTTTGTAGCGGCTAATCATGCTGTTTTAGTAGCCCCTGTTTTAGAACTTTTTTCACAAGAATACACCGAAAGCAAGCTTTTATTAAAAGATAAAAATCCAAAACTCATTGATGAACTTTATGATTTATATAAAAACATTAAAGCTTCTAATGCGTTAGAGTATTTACATGATAGCATCGATCATATGGAGAGTATTTTGACTTTGTTTGATTTGGGGTATGTTGATTTGCAAGATAGATCAAATAGTGAAATTTTATTGCATTTGATTATGAGAAAAGCTATTTCTTTGGTGGGTGATCAAGCTGATTTATCAAGCTTACAAAATGAAGTGCAAGAAAAATACTTGGTGAATTTTTCTTTGTTTCAATCTTTACCTGATTTTTGGGGTTTAGAACAAAACTTTCCTATCATGCCTTTAGATAGACTCAATAAAAAACCAACTAGAAGTGCAAGTATATGGGATATAACTTGTGATAGTGATGGAGAAATTTCATATTCTAAAAACAATCCTTTATTTTTACATGATATTGATGTAGAAGCTGAAGATTATTTTTTAGGATTTTTCCTAGTAGGAGCTTATCAAGAAGTTTTGGGTATGAAACACAATCTTTTTACACATCCAACCGAAGCAAGTATTAGTATCAATGAAAAGGATTTTGAAGTAGAAAGTGTTTTAGAAGCTCAGTCTATTTTGGATACCTTAGAAGATCTTGACTATGATATACACGCTATAATGGATAGCATCAATGAAAAAATTCATACTTCAAAGCTTGTTAATGAAAATCAAAAAAAGCATATTTTGGGTGAAATTTATTTATTTTTAAATGATAATGGATATTTAAAAAGCATAGGTAGTAAATAA
- a CDS encoding UDP-N-acetylglucosamine--N-acetylmuramyl-(pentapeptide) pyrophosphoryl-undecaprenol N-acetylglucosamine transferase yields the protein MIAITGGGTGGHLAIARCLLQSAKKQGLDCIYIGSENGQDRLWFENENGFYKKYFLSSQGVVNKKGLAKFKSFLHILKLAKTTKEIIKEHKIKAVFSVGGYSSAPGAFGALMSNTPLLIHEQNSKMGSLNSLLKPLSKAFFTAFEDQINKANTFFCSYPINEVFSQKARVRKELKNIIFLGGSQGAKFINDLALENAWYFKEKGINIIHQCGKNDYERCKKAYEDLSINVELFDFDKNIIDKISKADLAISRSGASSLFELSANWLPCIFIPYPYAAKNHQYFNALYLKERNLCEILTQDEKSDFLTLVENFSLETKSLALQNLKSENGADFMIEKAKQMGFI from the coding sequence ATGATAGCAATTACAGGTGGAGGTACAGGAGGACATTTAGCTATAGCAAGATGTCTATTACAAAGTGCAAAAAAACAAGGCTTAGATTGTATTTATATAGGGAGTGAAAATGGACAAGATAGGCTTTGGTTTGAAAATGAAAATGGTTTTTATAAAAAGTATTTTTTAAGTTCTCAAGGCGTGGTAAATAAAAAAGGTTTGGCTAAATTTAAGTCTTTTTTACATATTTTAAAACTTGCTAAAACAACAAAAGAAATTATAAAAGAGCATAAAATCAAGGCAGTTTTTAGCGTAGGAGGATACAGTAGCGCTCCGGGTGCCTTTGGTGCTTTAATGTCAAATACACCTCTTTTGATCCATGAGCAAAATTCTAAAATGGGAAGTTTAAATTCACTCTTAAAACCGCTTTCTAAAGCTTTTTTTACTGCTTTTGAAGATCAAATTAACAAGGCAAATACTTTCTTTTGTTCTTACCCTATTAATGAGGTTTTTTCGCAAAAAGCAAGAGTGAGAAAGGAATTAAAAAATATTATTTTTCTTGGTGGTTCACAAGGGGCTAAATTTATTAACGATCTTGCTTTAGAAAATGCTTGGTATTTTAAAGAAAAAGGTATTAATATTATTCACCAGTGTGGTAAAAATGATTATGAAAGATGTAAAAAGGCTTATGAGGATTTAAGTATCAACGTGGAGCTTTTTGATTTTGATAAAAACATTATAGATAAAATTTCTAAAGCAGATTTAGCTATATCAAGATCAGGTGCAAGTAGTCTTTTTGAACTTAGCGCAAATTGGCTCCCTTGTATTTTTATACCTTATCCCTATGCAGCTAAAAATCATCAGTATTTTAATGCTTTGTATTTAAAAGAGCGTAATTTGTGTGAGATTTTAACTCAAGATGAAAAAAGTGATTTTTTAACTTTGGTGGAAAATTTTTCACTAGAAACAAAATCCTTAGCATTGCAAAATTTAAAAAGTGAAAATGGTGCTGATTTTATGATAGAAAAAGCAAAACAAATGGGGTTTATTTAA
- a CDS encoding YggS family pyridoxal phosphate-dependent enzyme: protein MNLESIFEKTIKQNVRLIAASKYVQDGQIRELFKQGVVEFGENQVQALALKKEKLQDLQEIKWHFIGNLQSNKINLLIKQNPILWQSCNGLKIAKAVDKRLDYKLDTLLEINTANESSKSGIEQNKAVEEFLQIKEECTNLNLVGVMCIGSMNEAKVQESFEQTFKIYEKLQKYGAKICSMGMSGDFELAIKCGSNMVRLGSILFK from the coding sequence ATGAATTTAGAAAGTATTTTTGAAAAAACTATCAAACAAAATGTACGTTTAATAGCGGCTAGCAAGTATGTTCAAGATGGACAAATTCGGGAGCTTTTTAAGCAAGGTGTTGTAGAGTTTGGAGAAAATCAAGTCCAAGCTTTAGCTTTAAAAAAAGAAAAACTGCAAGATTTGCAAGAAATCAAATGGCATTTTATAGGTAATCTTCAAAGCAATAAAATCAATCTTTTGATCAAACAAAACCCTATACTTTGGCAATCATGCAATGGTTTAAAAATAGCCAAAGCAGTAGATAAAAGACTTGATTATAAATTAGATACTTTATTGGAAATTAATACTGCTAATGAAAGTTCCAAAAGCGGTATAGAACAAAATAAAGCCGTAGAAGAGTTTTTGCAAATAAAAGAAGAATGTACAAATTTAAATCTAGTAGGGGTTATGTGCATAGGATCTATGAATGAAGCAAAAGTTCAAGAAAGTTTTGAGCAAACTTTTAAAATCTATGAAAAACTACAAAAATACGGGGCGAAAATTTGCTCCATGGGTATGAGTGGGGATTTTGAGCTTGCTATAAAATGCGGATCCAACATGGTGCGTTTGGGGAGTATTTTATTTAAATAA
- the coaD gene encoding pantetheine-phosphate adenylyltransferase — protein sequence MMTSCIYPGTFDPITNGHLDVIIRASKMFEEVVIAIAKSESKRPMFSLEHREKMVKIATKDLKNVKIVTFDNLLVDLAKNLQINIIIRGLRAVSDFEYELQLGYANHMLWEDFETIYLMPNLKNSFISSSIVRSICLHNGDVGKLVPREIISLLKERDCI from the coding sequence ATGATGACTAGTTGTATATACCCAGGGACATTTGATCCTATCACTAATGGACATTTAGATGTGATCATTCGAGCTAGTAAGATGTTTGAAGAAGTAGTCATTGCTATAGCTAAAAGTGAAAGTAAAAGACCCATGTTCAGTCTAGAGCATAGAGAAAAAATGGTAAAAATCGCTACAAAAGACTTAAAAAATGTTAAAATTGTGACTTTTGATAACTTGCTAGTAGATCTTGCTAAAAATTTGCAAATAAATATCATTATAAGAGGTTTAAGAGCGGTGAGTGATTTTGAGTATGAATTGCAACTTGGCTATGCAAATCACATGCTTTGGGAAGATTTTGAAACCATATATCTTATGCCAAATTTAAAAAATTCTTTTATTTCAAGTTCCATAGTGAGATCTATTTGTTTGCATAATGGTGATGTAGGTAAGCTTGTGCCAAGAGAAATCATATCTTTATTAAAGGAGAGAGATTGTATATAG
- the hisS gene encoding histidine--tRNA ligase: MINALKGMKDLQDEQARLYEKVVKTCEEVAKNYGFTFINCPHLELTKLFKRSVGESSDIVGKEMYEFVDKAGNEVCLRPEGTAGVVRSYIEAKMDKAQSIKRWFYHGSMFRYERPQKGRLREFHQFGVESFGVASVYEDASIILMLSEIFRRLEIHTSLKINSLGCKECMGAYKEKLIAFLNSKEGFCEDCLRRKELNSIRVLDCKNNHCQSLIENVPKLSENLCECCKKDYEKLQKLLSENDVEFECDEKLVRGLDYYSKSAFEFISDEIGAKAAVAGGGRYDRLIEYLDGKSGYGVGFAMGIERIMAILEQKQSVKTREGIYLCAMDEAYIDTIFKLANTLRKKHKVYISYEAKKLAKHLNQADTTNTKIFLCIGEDEVQKEEIFYKNLESKENKNIKLANLENEI, from the coding sequence ATGATTAATGCTTTAAAGGGAATGAAAGATTTACAAGATGAGCAAGCTAGACTTTATGAAAAAGTAGTAAAAACTTGCGAGGAAGTAGCTAAAAACTATGGTTTTACTTTTATTAATTGTCCGCATTTAGAGCTTACTAAGCTTTTTAAAAGAAGTGTAGGAGAAAGTTCTGACATAGTCGGCAAGGAAATGTATGAATTTGTTGATAAAGCAGGTAATGAAGTATGTTTGAGACCTGAGGGTACAGCTGGAGTGGTAAGATCATACATTGAGGCCAAAATGGATAAAGCACAAAGTATTAAAAGATGGTTTTACCATGGTTCTATGTTTCGCTATGAAAGGCCGCAAAAAGGAAGATTGCGTGAATTTCATCAATTTGGAGTAGAAAGCTTTGGTGTGGCAAGTGTGTATGAAGATGCGAGTATTATTTTAATGCTAAGTGAAATTTTTAGACGCTTAGAAATTCACACAAGCTTGAAAATTAATTCTTTAGGTTGTAAAGAATGTATGGGTGCATATAAAGAAAAACTCATAGCTTTTTTAAATTCCAAAGAAGGTTTTTGCGAAGATTGCTTAAGAAGAAAAGAGTTAAATTCTATTAGGGTTCTTGATTGTAAAAACAATCATTGTCAAAGTTTAATTGAAAATGTGCCGAAACTAAGCGAAAATTTATGTGAGTGTTGCAAGAAAGACTATGAAAAATTACAAAAGCTTTTAAGCGAGAATGATGTTGAGTTTGAATGCGATGAGAAGTTGGTGCGTGGGCTTGATTATTATTCAAAAAGTGCATTTGAGTTTATCAGTGATGAAATCGGAGCAAAAGCTGCTGTAGCAGGCGGTGGAAGATACGATAGATTGATTGAGTATTTAGATGGTAAAAGTGGCTATGGTGTAGGTTTTGCTATGGGTATAGAAAGGATTATGGCTATTTTGGAGCAAAAACAAAGCGTAAAAACTAGAGAAGGAATTTATCTTTGTGCTATGGATGAAGCTTATATAGATACTATTTTTAAACTAGCAAATACTTTAAGAAAAAAACATAAAGTATATATAAGCTATGAAGCAAAAAAACTTGCAAAACACTTAAATCAAGCAGATACTACCAATACTAAAATCTTTTTGTGTATAGGTGAAGATGAAGTGCAAAAAGAAGAGATTTTTTATAAAAATTTAGAAAGTAAAGAAAATAAAAATATAAAATTAGCAAATTTGGAGAATGAGATATGA
- a CDS encoding UbiX family flavin prenyltransferase → MRKILVGISGASSCELGFLLLKHLRQKGQIFAIITQNAKISFIKENSLLENINFMQYIKDKFELDHVNFLDNEDISQNVASGSFGIETTFIAPCSINTLAKITCGIGDTLLTRAAGVALKERRKLILGVREMPYSTLNLEQMTKLSSYGVIIAPPVMASYAKVDSIEKLNEFIIGKWLDLANIEHNLYQRWQ, encoded by the coding sequence ATGAGGAAAATTTTAGTAGGTATTAGCGGGGCTAGTTCTTGCGAGCTTGGCTTTTTATTATTAAAGCACTTAAGGCAAAAGGGGCAAATTTTTGCCATTATAACCCAAAATGCCAAAATTAGTTTTATAAAAGAAAATTCACTTTTAGAAAACATAAACTTCATGCAATACATAAAAGACAAATTTGAACTTGACCATGTGAATTTTTTAGATAATGAAGATATTAGTCAAAATGTTGCAAGTGGATCTTTTGGTATAGAAACGACTTTTATTGCACCCTGTTCGATTAATACTTTAGCAAAAATTACTTGTGGTATAGGCGATACTTTACTCACAAGAGCTGCGGGGGTAGCTTTGAAAGAGCGAAGAAAGCTTATACTTGGGGTAAGAGAAATGCCCTATTCTACTTTAAATTTAGAGCAAATGACAAAGCTTTCTAGTTATGGAGTTATCATCGCTCCTCCTGTAATGGCAAGTTATGCTAAGGTTGATAGTATAGAAAAATTAAATGAATTTATCATAGGAAAATGGCTCGATCTAGCAAATATTGAGCATAATTTATACCAAAGGTGGCAATGA